A region from the Sulfitobacter sp. D7 genome encodes:
- the rpsR gene encoding 30S ribosomal protein S18, which produces MAAKPFFRRRKVCPFSGDNAPAIDYKDTRLLQRYISERGKIVPSRITAVSAKKQRELARAIKRARFLALLPYAVK; this is translated from the coding sequence ATGGCTGCAAAACCATTTTTCCGTCGTCGTAAAGTGTGCCCTTTCTCGGGCGACAACGCACCTGCGATTGACTACAAGGACACACGTCTGCTGCAACGCTACATCTCTGAGCGTGGCAAGATCGTTCCTTCCCGTATCACCGCCGTATCGGCCAAGAAGCAACGCGAACTGGCCCGTGCCATCAAACGCGCTCGTTTCCTCGCCCTGCTGCCCTACGCCGTTAAGTAA
- the rpsF gene encoding 30S ribosomal protein S6, translated as MPLYEHVMIARQDLSNTQAEGLIEHFGTVLADNDGKLVDSEYWGVKTMAYKINKNRKGHYAFLRSDAPATAVQEMERLMRLHDDVMRVLTIKVDEHKELPSVQMQKRDERPDRRERR; from the coding sequence ATGCCGCTATATGAGCATGTTATGATTGCGCGTCAGGACCTGTCCAACACGCAAGCAGAAGGCCTCATCGAACACTTTGGCACCGTCCTCGCGGACAACGACGGCAAGCTCGTCGACAGCGAGTACTGGGGCGTCAAAACGATGGCCTACAAGATCAACAAAAACCGCAAGGGCCACTATGCCTTCCTGCGTTCGGACGCCCCTGCGACCGCCGTGCAGGAAATGGAACGCCTGATGCGCCTGCATGACGACGTGATGCGCGTTCTGACCATCAAAGTTGATGAGCACAAAGAACTGCCGTCCGTACAGATGCAAAAGCGTGACGAGCGGCCCGACCGCCGCGAACGCCGTTGA
- a CDS encoding ATP-binding protein, with amino-acid sequence MVSLNQLVAVCLMYVAGLFIVAFAAERAALRGQGGWLLRSPLVYTLSLSIYCTAWTFYGAVGYAARSGLEYVTIYLGPSLVMIGWWWGLRRLVRIGRSHRVTSIADLISSRYGKSNTLAIVVTVMAVIGVTPYIALQLQSVILSLSIFAAPDVPLAEAGGDVINRGQAALWVAAGLTLFTVLFGTRNLNVNERHHGVVIAIAVEAVVKLLALVAVGIYVIWGLAGGLGETLARIDASDIGQWEVQGSRWAALTVLSGAALLCLPRMFQVMVVENDDERQLQIASWAFPLYLMLMSLFVVPIAVVGLDLMPEGANPDLFVLSLPLSQGQNGLAMLSFLGGFSSATSMVIVATLALSTMVSNHIVMPIWLALRRDGATQSGDVRNIVILARRLSIFCVVGLGYLYYRASGGSGALAAIGTISFGGVAQFLPAMLGGVLWRGATRAGALCGLGTGFVLWVFTMLLPSFGADVALSSATLESGLWGLAWLRPEALFGIAGIDPTVHAVVWSLALNTLVFVVVSLFSFPAPLERLQGAQFVNVFDHSGPARGWTASVAGSEDLMIMAQRILGAREAQAFFTREAERQGQGQRLPEPTPRFVQALERELAASVGAATAHAMVAQIVGGASVSVQDLLAVADESAQMLEYSSQLETKSRELTETAAQLRAANEKLTQLSLQKDSFLSQISHELRTPMTSIRSFSEILRDAPGLTDADKNRYATIIHSETIRLTRLLDDLLDLSVLENGQVTLNQREGKLRDLLDLAVTTAQAGATRPLKVLRDPQAEDITLTSDLDRLVQVFINLVTNARKYCAADQPQLVISAQVTAQGLVIDFVDNGHGIDAGSEALIFEKFSRITGEGDGAGLGLAICREIMCRLGGEISFLGNVPGTAFRVQLPQSVLTPPAKDTGPVVGPVVGADTRS; translated from the coding sequence ATGGTGTCGCTCAACCAGTTGGTAGCGGTTTGTCTGATGTATGTCGCGGGGCTGTTCATCGTGGCCTTTGCCGCCGAACGCGCGGCCCTGCGCGGGCAGGGCGGCTGGCTGCTGCGCTCACCGTTGGTCTATACCCTGTCGCTGTCGATCTACTGCACCGCTTGGACCTTTTACGGCGCGGTGGGCTACGCCGCGCGCTCAGGGTTGGAGTATGTGACGATCTACCTCGGCCCGTCGCTGGTGATGATCGGCTGGTGGTGGGGCTTGCGACGGCTGGTGCGCATCGGGCGGAGCCACCGGGTGACCTCAATCGCTGACCTGATTTCGTCGCGCTACGGCAAATCCAACACGCTGGCGATCGTGGTGACGGTCATGGCCGTGATCGGCGTGACGCCCTATATTGCGCTGCAATTGCAATCAGTTATCTTGTCTCTGTCGATTTTCGCCGCCCCCGATGTGCCGCTGGCCGAGGCGGGGGGCGATGTCATCAACCGCGGGCAGGCCGCCCTGTGGGTGGCGGCGGGGCTGACGCTGTTTACGGTGCTTTTCGGCACACGGAACCTGAACGTGAACGAGCGGCACCACGGCGTTGTCATCGCCATCGCGGTGGAGGCTGTGGTCAAGCTGCTGGCGCTGGTGGCGGTCGGTATCTACGTGATCTGGGGTCTTGCCGGAGGCTTGGGTGAGACCTTGGCGCGGATCGATGCCTCGGACATTGGCCAGTGGGAGGTGCAGGGCAGTCGTTGGGCCGCGCTGACGGTCCTTTCGGGGGCCGCGCTTTTGTGCCTGCCGCGCATGTTTCAGGTGATGGTCGTTGAGAATGACGACGAGCGCCAGTTGCAGATCGCCAGTTGGGCCTTCCCGCTTTATCTGATGCTGATGAGCCTTTTCGTCGTGCCAATCGCGGTTGTGGGGCTGGACTTGATGCCTGAAGGCGCGAACCCCGATCTGTTTGTCCTCAGTCTGCCGCTTAGCCAAGGGCAGAACGGGCTGGCGATGCTGTCCTTCTTGGGCGGTTTTTCCTCGGCCACGTCGATGGTGATCGTCGCCACGCTGGCGCTGTCGACGATGGTCAGCAACCACATCGTCATGCCAATCTGGCTGGCGCTGCGGCGCGATGGGGCCACGCAGTCGGGAGATGTACGCAATATCGTGATCCTCGCGCGGCGGCTGTCGATCTTTTGCGTGGTAGGCTTGGGCTATCTTTACTACCGCGCCTCGGGCGGCAGCGGGGCGCTGGCGGCAATTGGCACGATCTCTTTCGGCGGGGTGGCGCAGTTTTTGCCAGCGATGCTGGGCGGCGTGCTCTGGCGCGGTGCCACGCGGGCAGGCGCGCTTTGTGGGCTGGGCACGGGTTTTGTGCTCTGGGTTTTCACCATGCTGCTGCCCAGTTTCGGCGCGGATGTGGCATTGTCGAGCGCGACCTTGGAGAGCGGGCTTTGGGGGCTGGCATGGCTGCGCCCCGAGGCGCTGTTCGGCATCGCCGGGATCGATCCGACCGTGCATGCGGTGGTCTGGAGCCTTGCGCTGAACACGCTGGTTTTTGTGGTCGTCTCACTTTTCAGTTTCCCCGCGCCGCTGGAGCGGCTTCAGGGCGCGCAATTCGTCAATGTCTTTGACCACTCCGGCCCGGCGCGGGGGTGGACGGCATCGGTCGCGGGCAGCGAAGACCTGATGATCATGGCGCAGCGGATCTTGGGCGCGCGGGAGGCGCAGGCGTTTTTCACCCGTGAGGCCGAGCGGCAGGGGCAGGGGCAACGCTTGCCGGAACCCACACCGCGATTCGTGCAGGCGTTGGAGCGGGAGTTGGCGGCCTCTGTCGGGGCGGCGACGGCCCATGCGATGGTGGCGCAGATCGTCGGCGGGGCGTCTGTTTCGGTGCAAGACCTGCTCGCCGTGGCCGACGAATCCGCGCAGATGTTGGAGTATTCCAGCCAGCTTGAAACCAAATCGCGCGAGTTGACCGAAACGGCGGCGCAGCTGCGCGCGGCGAATGAAAAGCTCACTCAATTGTCGCTGCAAAAGGACAGTTTTCTGAGCCAGATCAGCCATGAACTGCGCACGCCGATGACGTCGATCCGATCGTTTTCGGAAATCCTACGCGACGCGCCGGGTCTCACGGACGCGGATAAGAATCGCTACGCCACGATCATCCACAGCGAGACGATCCGCCTGACCCGGCTCTTGGACGATCTGCTGGACCTGTCTGTGCTGGAGAACGGGCAGGTGACGCTGAACCAGCGGGAGGGCAAGCTGCGCGATCTGCTTGATCTGGCGGTGACCACTGCGCAGGCCGGGGCCACGCGACCGCTTAAGGTGCTGCGCGATCCGCAGGCTGAGGATATCACCCTGACCAGCGACCTCGACCGGCTGGTGCAGGTGTTCATCAACCTTGTTACCAATGCGCGCAAATACTGCGCTGCAGATCAGCCGCAACTGGTGATCTCGGCACAGGTCACGGCGCAGGGGCTGGTGATCGATTTCGTCGACAACGGCCACGGGATCGACGCGGGCTCAGAGGCGCTGATTTTCGAGAAATTTTCGCGCATCACCGGAGAGGGCGATGGCGCGGGGCTCGGCCTTGCCATCTGTCGCGAGATCATGTGCCGCTTGGGCGGCGAGATCAGCTTTTTGGGGAATGTGCCCGGCACGGCGTTCCGGGTGCAATTGCCGCAGAGCGTCCTGACACCGCCTGCAAAGGACACCGGCCCAGTAGTCGGCCCCGTGGTCGGGGCCGATACGCGGTCTTAG
- the rplI gene encoding 50S ribosomal protein L9, producing MQVILLERVAKLGQMGEVVDVKSGYARNYLLPQGKALSASKANVEAFEGQKAQLEAQNLETKKEAEAMSEKLNGQQFVVIRSASDAGALYGSVTTRDAAEAATAEGFSVDRKQVVLGQPIKDLGVHEVQVVLHPEVTATIELNVARSPEEAELQASGKSIQELAAEEEAAAEFEISELFDDIGSAADEDGDSDVVRTPEGDAQDDSNS from the coding sequence ATGCAAGTTATCCTTCTGGAACGTGTGGCCAAACTGGGCCAGATGGGCGAAGTCGTCGACGTGAAGTCGGGCTACGCTCGCAACTACCTTCTGCCCCAAGGCAAGGCGCTGTCGGCCTCCAAGGCCAACGTCGAAGCCTTCGAAGGTCAGAAAGCCCAGCTTGAGGCGCAAAACCTCGAGACCAAAAAAGAAGCCGAAGCCATGTCGGAAAAGCTGAACGGTCAGCAATTCGTCGTGATTCGCTCTGCTTCCGACGCTGGCGCGCTTTACGGCTCTGTCACCACACGTGACGCCGCCGAAGCAGCAACAGCCGAAGGTTTCTCGGTCGACCGCAAGCAGGTTGTTCTGGGCCAGCCCATCAAAGATCTGGGTGTCCACGAAGTTCAGGTTGTTCTGCACCCCGAAGTGACCGCCACAATCGAGCTGAACGTTGCACGTTCGCCCGAAGAGGCCGAGCTTCAGGCGTCGGGCAAATCGATTCAGGAACTGGCCGCCGAAGAGGAAGCCGCAGCTGAATTCGAGATCTCCGAACTCTTTGACGACATCGGCTCTGCCGCTGACGAAGACGGCGACTCGGACGTGGTGCGCACCCCTGAGGGCGACGCGCAGGACGACAGCAACAGCTGA
- a CDS encoding lytic transglycosylase domain-containing protein, with protein MPQTTRRMFLSFIAASTITACSAAPEVSPTPPQRPALPLHPNETPDLRRKINHWADFYDLPRPLVHRLAIRESTHNPRARNGPYYGLLQILPATARSMGFQGSASDLLDADTNLKYALKYLRGAWLLSDGDHGTAIKWYARGYYYEAKKRGMLVETGLRGG; from the coding sequence ATGCCTCAGACAACACGCCGCATGTTTCTCTCTTTCATCGCTGCCAGTACGATCACCGCGTGCAGCGCTGCGCCCGAAGTCTCTCCCACGCCCCCGCAGCGCCCGGCCCTGCCCCTGCACCCGAATGAGACACCCGACCTGCGGCGCAAGATCAACCACTGGGCCGACTTCTACGATCTGCCGCGCCCTCTGGTTCATCGTCTGGCCATCCGCGAAAGCACCCATAACCCGCGCGCCCGCAACGGCCCATATTACGGCCTGCTGCAAATCCTGCCCGCCACCGCCCGCTCCATGGGGTTCCAAGGCAGCGCGTCTGACCTTTTGGACGCCGACACCAATCTGAAATACGCCCTGAAATACCTGCGCGGCGCTTGGCTTTTGTCCGACGGAGACCACGGCACCGCCATCAAGTGGTACGCCCGCGGCTATTATTACGAAGCCAAGAAACGCGGTATGCTGGTGGAAACCGGCCTGAGGGGCGGGTGA
- the tig gene encoding trigger factor, whose product MQVNETLNEGLKRGYNITVTAAELEAKVNEKLAEAQPEVEMKGFRKGKVPMALLKKQFGQRIMGEAMQESIDGAMAEHFETSGDRPAMQPEVKMTNEDWKEGDDVEVSMAYEKLPEIPEVDLSKIELEKMVVKADDAAVEEALASLAETAQDFKARKEGAKAEDGDQVVIDFKGSVDGEEFEGGAAEDYPLVLGSNSFIPGFEEQLVGVKAGEEKSVVVNFPEEYQAEHLAGKEATFACTVKEVKEPVAAEVNDEMAKKFGAEDLDALKGQIAERLEAEYAGASRAVMKRNLLDALDKEVSFDLPPSLVDAEAKQIAHQLWHEENPDVEGHDHPEIEPSDEHKTLAERRVRLGLLLAELGQKADVQVTDAEMTQAIMNQARQYPGQERQFFEFVQQNQQMQQQMRAPIFEDKVVDHVVEQAKVTEKEISKEELQKAVEELEDE is encoded by the coding sequence ATGCAGGTCAACGAGACGCTGAACGAAGGTCTGAAACGCGGTTACAACATCACCGTGACCGCCGCCGAACTCGAAGCCAAGGTCAACGAAAAGCTGGCCGAAGCGCAGCCCGAAGTCGAGATGAAGGGCTTCCGCAAGGGCAAGGTTCCCATGGCGCTGTTGAAAAAGCAGTTCGGCCAGCGGATCATGGGCGAAGCGATGCAGGAAAGCATCGATGGCGCCATGGCAGAGCATTTTGAGACGTCCGGCGACCGCCCCGCAATGCAGCCCGAGGTCAAAATGACCAATGAGGACTGGAAAGAAGGCGACGACGTCGAAGTCTCCATGGCTTACGAAAAGCTGCCCGAAATTCCCGAGGTTGATCTGAGCAAGATCGAACTGGAAAAGATGGTGGTCAAGGCCGATGACGCCGCCGTCGAAGAAGCCCTGGCAAGCCTTGCCGAAACCGCACAAGACTTCAAAGCCCGCAAAGAGGGCGCCAAGGCGGAAGATGGCGATCAGGTTGTGATCGACTTCAAAGGCTCCGTCGACGGTGAAGAATTCGAAGGTGGCGCTGCCGAAGATTACCCGCTGGTTCTGGGCTCCAACTCCTTCATCCCCGGCTTTGAAGAGCAGCTGGTCGGCGTTAAGGCGGGCGAAGAAAAGTCCGTCGTCGTGAACTTCCCCGAAGAGTATCAGGCCGAGCATCTGGCCGGTAAGGAAGCGACCTTCGCTTGCACCGTCAAAGAAGTGAAAGAGCCCGTCGCTGCTGAAGTGAACGACGAGATGGCAAAGAAATTCGGTGCCGAGGATCTCGACGCGCTGAAAGGTCAGATCGCCGAGCGTCTGGAAGCGGAATACGCCGGTGCCTCGCGCGCCGTGATGAAGCGTAACCTGTTGGACGCGCTGGACAAAGAAGTCAGCTTTGACCTGCCGCCCTCGCTGGTTGACGCCGAAGCCAAGCAGATCGCACATCAGCTGTGGCACGAGGAAAACCCTGACGTAGAAGGCCACGATCACCCCGAGATCGAGCCCTCAGACGAGCACAAGACACTGGCCGAGCGCCGTGTGCGTCTTGGCCTGCTGCTGGCCGAACTGGGCCAGAAGGCCGACGTTCAGGTGACCGACGCCGAGATGACCCAAGCGATCATGAACCAGGCGCGTCAGTACCCGGGTCAAGAGCGCCAGTTCTTTGAATTCGTTCAGCAAAACCAACAGATGCAGCAGCAGATGCGCGCGCCGATCTTTGAGGACAAGGTTGTCGATCACGTGGTCGAACAGGCCAAAGTGACCGAGAAAGAAATCTCGAAAGAAGAGCTGCAGAAGGCTGTTGAGGAACTGGAAGACGAATAA
- a CDS encoding TIGR01244 family sulfur transferase — protein sequence MDIRQITPRYFVAPQIEPGDMESLRAHGITRILCNRPDAEVPPSHQAAAMRDAAEAAGIAFAEQPLTHQTMTPDVIANNRALGVETDDTVLAYCASGTRSTIAWALGQAGEMDSDAIIEAARQGGYDLENMRPMLGQSYS from the coding sequence ATGGATATTCGCCAAATCACCCCCCGCTATTTCGTCGCCCCGCAGATCGAGCCCGGTGACATGGAAAGCCTGCGCGCTCATGGCATCACCCGCATTCTGTGCAACCGCCCCGATGCGGAAGTGCCGCCCAGCCATCAAGCCGCCGCCATGCGCGACGCGGCCGAAGCGGCGGGCATCGCCTTTGCCGAGCAACCGCTGACCCATCAGACCATGACCCCCGATGTCATTGCCAACAACCGCGCCCTTGGGGTCGAGACGGATGACACCGTGCTGGCCTATTGCGCCTCCGGCACCCGTTCGACCATCGCTTGGGCCTTGGGTCAAGCCGGTGAGATGGACAGCGACGCGATCATCGAAGCGGCGCGTCAGGGGGGCTATGACCTTGAAAACATGCGCCCGATGCTGGGCCAGAGCTACAGCTAA
- a CDS encoding bifunctional 2',3'-cyclic-nucleotide 2'-phosphodiesterase/3'-nucleotidase, which produces MTLRLNRRHFLAGSAGLLALHPFSLRAAANQAHLRLMETTDLHVHVFPYDYYADKEVDTVGLSRTASIVKSIRAEATNTLMLDNGDFLQGNPMGDYIAYERGMKEGDMHPVIQAMNTLGFDASTLGNHEFNYGLDFLMKSLAGADFPVVSANVVKKVGAKPSDDDTLVKPYVLLDRMLTDGAGEAHPIKIGIIGFVPPQIMAWDRRHLEGKVQARDILETARAWVPQMKEAGADIIIALSHSGIGAAKEEDMMENASVPLAAVDGIDAIMTGHSHLVFPSGSYADYPGVDVSAGTIHGKPATMGGFWGSHLGLIDLMLERDAGGWRIASHSAEARAISQRNEDRSVMPLVESDAEVLASVQQDHDETLAYVRRAVGKTDANLHSYFALVADDPSVQVVSNAQRWYIAQMLKGTEHEGLPILSAAAPFKAGGRGGPEYYTDVPKGDVAIKNVADLYLYPNTARAVRVTGAQVKDWLERSAGMFNQITPGEANQPLLNPEFPSYNFDVIDGVSYQIDLSQPSKFGPKGTVANSEANRIVNLEFEGQPLDPNAEFIIATNNYRASGGGAFPGAKGDTIVFEGPDTNRDVIVRYIVEKGTISPRADGNWRFAPMEGTSVMFETGPKAADYVDEVTGVAMEQVSDTENGFAQFRITL; this is translated from the coding sequence ATGACCCTCCGCCTCAACCGCCGTCACTTTCTCGCCGGCTCTGCCGGACTGCTGGCCCTTCACCCCTTCTCTCTCCGCGCTGCCGCCAATCAAGCGCACCTGCGACTGATGGAGACGACGGATCTGCATGTGCATGTCTTTCCCTATGACTATTACGCCGACAAAGAGGTCGACACCGTCGGGCTTTCCCGCACCGCCAGCATCGTCAAGTCGATCCGCGCCGAGGCGACCAATACGCTGATGCTCGACAACGGCGACTTCCTGCAGGGCAACCCGATGGGCGACTACATCGCCTATGAGCGCGGCATGAAAGAAGGCGACATGCATCCGGTGATCCAAGCGATGAATACGCTTGGCTTTGACGCCTCGACCTTGGGCAATCATGAATTCAACTACGGGCTTGATTTCTTGATGAAATCCCTCGCCGGGGCCGACTTCCCGGTGGTCAGCGCCAATGTCGTCAAAAAGGTCGGGGCCAAGCCCAGTGACGATGACACGCTGGTCAAACCCTATGTCTTACTGGACCGAATGTTGACCGATGGCGCGGGCGAGGCCCATCCAATCAAGATCGGCATCATCGGCTTTGTCCCGCCGCAGATCATGGCATGGGACCGCCGCCATCTCGAAGGCAAAGTGCAGGCGCGCGACATCCTCGAGACCGCCCGCGCTTGGGTGCCGCAGATGAAAGAGGCTGGCGCCGATATCATCATCGCGCTGTCGCATTCGGGCATTGGGGCCGCCAAAGAAGAAGACATGATGGAGAACGCTTCCGTCCCCCTCGCCGCCGTTGACGGGATCGACGCCATCATGACCGGGCACAGCCACCTCGTCTTCCCCTCGGGCAGCTATGCGGACTATCCCGGCGTGGATGTGAGCGCCGGCACGATCCACGGCAAGCCCGCCACCATGGGCGGCTTCTGGGGCAGCCATCTGGGCCTTATCGACCTGATGTTGGAACGCGACGCGGGCGGTTGGCGCATCGCCAGCCACAGCGCCGAGGCGCGGGCCATTTCGCAGCGCAACGAAGACCGCTCGGTCATGCCGCTGGTGGAAAGCGACGCAGAGGTTCTGGCCTCGGTTCAGCAAGACCATGACGAAACGCTCGCCTATGTCCGCCGCGCCGTGGGCAAGACCGACGCCAATCTACACAGCTATTTCGCGCTGGTGGCCGATGATCCGTCGGTGCAGGTCGTCTCAAACGCGCAGCGCTGGTACATCGCACAGATGCTGAAAGGGACCGAGCATGAGGGGCTGCCGATCCTGTCTGCCGCCGCCCCCTTCAAGGCCGGTGGCCGGGGCGGGCCAGAGTATTACACCGATGTCCCCAAGGGTGATGTGGCGATCAAGAATGTGGCTGACCTCTACCTCTATCCCAACACCGCCCGCGCCGTGCGCGTCACCGGTGCGCAGGTGAAGGATTGGCTTGAGCGGTCAGCGGGCATGTTCAACCAGATCACCCCCGGCGAGGCCAACCAGCCGCTGCTGAACCCAGAGTTCCCCAGCTACAACTTCGATGTGATCGACGGCGTAAGCTATCAGATCGACCTCAGCCAGCCGTCCAAATTCGGCCCCAAGGGAACCGTGGCGAACTCTGAGGCGAACCGGATCGTGAACCTTGAGTTCGAAGGGCAACCGCTTGATCCCAATGCCGAATTCATCATCGCCACCAACAACTACCGCGCCAGCGGTGGCGGCGCATTCCCCGGCGCGAAGGGCGATACCATCGTCTTTGAAGGGCCCGACACCAACCGCGATGTGATTGTGCGCTATATCGTCGAAAAAGGCACCATCAGCCCCCGCGCCGATGGCAACTGGCGCTTTGCCCCGATGGAGGGCACCAGCGTGATGTTCGAAACCGGACCGAAGGCCGCGGATTACGTGGATGAGGTGACCGGCGTGGCGATGGAGCAGGTCAGCGATACGGAAAACGGCTTCGCCCAGTTCCGGATCACGTTGTAA
- a CDS encoding DUF2312 domain-containing protein, whose product MSDTSTNPDVVESQGDATYRVTANELRQFVERIERLDAEKKDLAEQQKEVMSEAKSRGYDTKVLRKVIALRKRDKDDIAEEEAVMEMYKEALGM is encoded by the coding sequence ATGAGCGATACCAGCACCAACCCCGATGTCGTCGAATCCCAAGGCGATGCGACCTACCGGGTCACCGCCAATGAGCTGCGCCAGTTCGTCGAGCGGATCGAGCGTTTGGACGCCGAAAAGAAAGACCTCGCCGAGCAGCAAAAAGAGGTGATGTCCGAAGCGAAATCGCGCGGCTACGACACCAAAGTGCTGCGCAAGGTGATCGCCCTGCGCAAGCGTGACAAGGACGACATCGCCGAAGAAGAAGCGGTGATGGAGATGTATAAAGAAGCCTTGGGCATGTGA
- the fabD gene encoding ACP S-malonyltransferase yields the protein MSIAFVFPGQGAQTIGMGRDLAEAYPEARAVFQEVDDALGEKLSDLIWEGDIETLTLTLNAQPALMATSMAAMAALKAEGIEVGKAAFVAGHSLGEYSALCAAGSLSLADTARLLRIRGKAMQAAVPVGEGAMAAILGLGIEETEKLAEAAAEGEVCQVANENDPSQNVLSGHKAAVERAVAMAKDAGAKRALLLPVSAPFHCPLMGPAADEMARALGEVTFNDPVVPLVANVTAQAVTDAAKIRELLVEQVTGRVRWRSSVEWMAAQGVTEAWEIGAGKALSGMIRRIDKSVATRSIGTPDEVTAAKEA from the coding sequence ATGAGCATTGCATTCGTTTTCCCGGGCCAGGGTGCCCAGACCATCGGCATGGGCCGCGATCTGGCCGAAGCCTATCCTGAAGCCCGCGCCGTTTTCCAAGAAGTCGATGACGCCCTTGGCGAAAAACTGTCTGACCTGATCTGGGAGGGGGACATCGAGACGCTGACCCTCACACTGAACGCCCAGCCTGCGTTAATGGCCACGTCGATGGCGGCGATGGCCGCGCTGAAGGCCGAAGGGATCGAGGTTGGCAAAGCGGCCTTTGTGGCGGGCCATAGTCTTGGCGAGTATTCCGCGCTTTGCGCCGCAGGGTCGCTGTCGCTTGCCGACACCGCACGGCTGCTCCGCATTCGCGGCAAGGCGATGCAGGCCGCTGTCCCAGTGGGTGAGGGGGCCATGGCGGCGATCCTTGGCCTTGGCATCGAAGAGACCGAGAAACTGGCCGAAGCCGCCGCCGAGGGCGAGGTCTGTCAGGTCGCCAATGAGAACGACCCCAGTCAGAACGTATTGTCGGGCCACAAAGCCGCAGTGGAACGTGCTGTGGCCATGGCCAAGGATGCTGGCGCCAAACGGGCGTTGCTGCTGCCGGTCTCTGCGCCTTTCCATTGCCCGTTGATGGGGCCTGCGGCGGATGAGATGGCGCGCGCTTTGGGTGAGGTTACGTTTAATGATCCCGTCGTGCCGCTGGTCGCCAATGTCACTGCGCAGGCCGTCACCGATGCCGCGAAGATTCGCGAGTTGCTGGTCGAGCAGGTCACAGGCCGGGTGCGCTGGCGGTCTTCGGTTGAGTGGATGGCCGCGCAGGGCGTGACCGAAGCATGGGAGATCGGCGCGGGCAAGGCGCTGTCGGGCATGATCCGCCGGATCGACAAATCCGTCGCCACCCGCAGCATCGGCACGCCGGATGAGGTCACAGCCGCGAAAGAGGCGTAA
- a CDS encoding calcium/sodium antiporter — protein MNILFVLSGLLGLVLGGEYLVRGAVALAQRVGLSPLVIGLTVVGFGTSAPELVTSVQAALLGAPDIALGNVVGSNIANILLILGLAALIAPIGIARRSFARDGTVMLAASLLCLGLVMLGRIDRLAGILALVGLATYLIYTFRSDRNSQQAAEPLPDQARIGLALLWLLGGLVLTIVSARFLVTGSVALAQAVGLSEAVIGLTIVAVGTSMPELVTSVIAARRGQSDVALGNVVGSNIFNILGVLGVTAVIQPVNVAAQIATLDIWVMLGASVALIACAAFGGRVTRGQGAAFALAYAGYIAVLLV, from the coding sequence GTGAACATTCTGTTTGTCCTTAGCGGTTTGCTGGGGCTCGTGCTCGGTGGTGAGTATCTGGTGCGCGGTGCGGTGGCGCTGGCGCAGCGGGTTGGGCTATCGCCACTGGTGATCGGTCTGACGGTCGTGGGGTTTGGCACTTCGGCGCCTGAATTGGTGACTTCTGTTCAGGCGGCTTTGCTGGGGGCACCGGACATCGCGCTTGGCAATGTCGTCGGGTCGAACATCGCGAATATTCTGCTGATTCTCGGCCTTGCCGCACTAATCGCGCCGATTGGCATCGCGCGGCGCAGCTTTGCGCGCGACGGGACAGTGATGCTGGCGGCAAGCTTGCTTTGTCTGGGCCTCGTGATGCTGGGCCGCATCGACCGGCTGGCGGGGATTTTGGCCCTCGTGGGGTTGGCGACCTACCTGATTTATACCTTTCGCAGTGATCGAAACAGCCAGCAGGCGGCGGAGCCTTTGCCGGATCAAGCACGGATCGGGCTGGCGTTATTGTGGTTGTTGGGTGGGCTGGTTCTAACCATCGTCTCGGCTCGGTTTTTGGTCACGGGATCGGTCGCCTTGGCGCAGGCCGTGGGGCTCTCTGAGGCGGTGATCGGGTTGACCATCGTGGCAGTGGGGACTTCGATGCCGGAATTGGTCACATCGGTCATCGCCGCCCGGCGCGGGCAGAGCGATGTGGCTTTGGGCAACGTGGTCGGCTCCAATATCTTTAACATCCTTGGTGTGCTGGGGGTCACGGCGGTGATCCAGCCGGTCAATGTGGCCGCTCAGATCGCCACACTCGACATCTGGGTGATGCTGGGGGCCAGCGTGGCGCTGATCGCCTGCGCGGCCTTTGGCGGGCGCGTGACGCGCGGTCAGGGGGCGGCCTTTGCATTGGCCTATGCGGGCTATATTGCGGTGCTCTTGGTCTGA